Proteins encoded in a region of the Solanum dulcamara chromosome 9, daSolDulc1.2, whole genome shotgun sequence genome:
- the LOC129904111 gene encoding uncharacterized protein LOC129904111 isoform X2, with protein MTTDFDLTGQLVWPGAVLLNDYLTKNANMLQGCSIIELGSGVGITGVLCSRFCREVVMTDHNDEVLKILKKNIKLQESSNDSMCCTELKAEKLEWGNSDQLNCILQEHPEGFDLVLGADIYILVDFSPNCLNWFSFCICLT; from the exons ATGACGA CTGATTTTGATTTGACAGGACAGTTGGTGTGGCCTGGGGCAGTGCTGTTGAATGATTATCTTACAAAGAATGCTAACATGCTCCAAGGATGTTCTATCATTGAACTAGGTTCTGGTGTTG GTATAACTGGAGTACTCTGCAGTAGATTCTGTCGTGAAGTAGTGATGACAGATCATAATGATGAAGTTCTCAAG ATTCTGAAGAAAAACATAAAGCTGCAGGAATCTTCAAATGATTCTATGTGTTGTACAG AATTAAAAGCTGAGAAGCTGGAATGGGGTAACTCTGATCAGCTGAATTGCATATTACAGGAGCATCCAGAAGGATTTGATTTAGTCCTTGGAGCTGACATTTATATCCTAGTTGATTTTTCTCCTAACTGCCTTAATTGGTTCTCTTTTTGTATATGTCTGACTTAA
- the LOC129904111 gene encoding uncharacterized protein LOC129904111 isoform X1: MSREENEEDDIICLDESFFVNDDYQITDFTFGPHVLQLYCLQSSSTDFDLTGQLVWPGAVLLNDYLTKNANMLQGCSIIELGSGVGITGVLCSRFCREVVMTDHNDEVLKILKKNIKLQESSNDSMCCTELKAEKLEWGNSDQLNCILQEHPEGFDLVLGADIYILVDFSPNCLNWFSFCICLT, encoded by the exons ATGAGCAGAGAAGAAAACGAAGAAGATGATATAATATGCTTGGACGAATCTTTCTTCGTCAATGACGA CTACCAGATTACAGATTTTACATTTGGGCCTCATGTTCTTCAGCTTTACTGCCTCCAATCTTCTTCAA CTGATTTTGATTTGACAGGACAGTTGGTGTGGCCTGGGGCAGTGCTGTTGAATGATTATCTTACAAAGAATGCTAACATGCTCCAAGGATGTTCTATCATTGAACTAGGTTCTGGTGTTG GTATAACTGGAGTACTCTGCAGTAGATTCTGTCGTGAAGTAGTGATGACAGATCATAATGATGAAGTTCTCAAG ATTCTGAAGAAAAACATAAAGCTGCAGGAATCTTCAAATGATTCTATGTGTTGTACAG AATTAAAAGCTGAGAAGCTGGAATGGGGTAACTCTGATCAGCTGAATTGCATATTACAGGAGCATCCAGAAGGATTTGATTTAGTCCTTGGAGCTGACATTTATATCCTAGTTGATTTTTCTCCTAACTGCCTTAATTGGTTCTCTTTTTGTATATGTCTGACTTAA